The genomic window AGGAGCGCTACGGCCAGGCAAGTCGCGCTGACGGCGGCCGGGAGTCGGCGCCCCAACGTCACGACCCCGATCGCCCCGAAGAGGAAGACGGAGGCGGCGAAAGCACCGGAGAGGGCGATGTCATGCACGCCGAGTTCGGCGAGGAGAACCGTCGTCACGCTGCCGAAGAGCCCGGTGGTCATGAATGCGGCGAAGGCCCCGAGACGAGGCGACCACGCGAGCGCAGGGCGTCGACCCGCCGAGGTCGCACCCCCCTGCCGCCCGGCGCGGGCGGGAAGCAGGACGAAGGAAAGACCGAGCCCCGCTAGGAGAAGGAGACCCGTCACGAAGAAGACGAGATGGGCGCCGCGGACGTCGACCGGTGCGCTGAACGCGGAGAGGAGAGGACCGAGACCGAGACCGGCGAAAGCCAACGCGGGAGCGACGGTTCGGACGATCCGTGCGCCGAAGGGCGACAGACCCTGACCGAGTTCGAGCACGAAGGCCGTGCCGGACGCTGCGAGCAGGCCGGATCCGATGCCCGTCACGACGCGGCCCGCGGCGAAACCCGGAATACCCAGGTCACTGGCGAGCACGAACGCCGACACCGCCTGCAGCGCCGCCGCAAGC from Microbacterium testaceum includes these protein-coding regions:
- a CDS encoding MFS transporter; translation: MRTRSSVGGVVIAAVVILLGTALATVPTPLYPLYARELGLDAVGITATFAAFAAGAVCGLIVALRNSSRLPRRRVYLLAAALQAVSAFVLASDLGIPGFAAGRVVTGIGSGLLAASGTAFVLELGQGLSPFGARIVRTVAPALAFAGLGLGPLLSAFSAPVDVRGAHLVFFVTGLLLLAGLGLSFVLLPARAGRQGGATSAGRRPALAWSPRLGAFAAFMTTGLFGSVTTVLLAELGVHDIALSGAFAASVFLFGAIGVVTLGRRLPAAVSATCLAVALLLVGVAMMLSSAVLLILAAVAAGTAGGALFARSLGGAISSAPPHAFARTVSVFLCAYLGLAVPVLGFGFAARSAGTEPAVWAFAALGTAVCLGVIVASRVEARRISVQAPDLSRERSLA